TCGTCTCTATTTGGTATTTTTAACTCCAAGTACACACAAGCGATTATTGAACGCTTATATGGTTTGATATCTCTAGGTGGAAATGGCAGATGCCTTCAGTAGAGATCCAGTTTACTGCCAATGGCCAAGGACTTGGCACTTTACCACAATAAATTTATCTATACACCCTCTCATCGTTTGCGAGGTCTGTTTGCCTGACAAGTCCAAGTTTAACTATATGCTTACCGCATAGCTCGGTGGTTTAATGTCCTGGCTTGATGCTATCTCGGATCATAGTACATTGATTGCCTGCCTAAGTCCAAGTCAAGTTTTGGGCAAAATACTTGTTCCATCATCAATAATGGTTGAGCAGCAATTGTTGAACGTTTTTCCCTGAGCCGTAATTTGTTGTACAATAATATATACTTTTTTAATTGGTAGAAAATTTACTGGGTAATTATAAGAAATTGTAATTGCTAAATTATTTATTAAGATATGTAACTCAAAAATTAACCTACTGTAATCAAAAAGTTGGAATAAAATCAAAAAAATTATTCAAAATCCGCTACTGCTATTTCCATAAATGACGATTTCATAACATTACTCATTACCTCTTAAAATTATAAGGAGGAGTTCATTTGTCTAAAATATATCGTGTAGCTATTTTGGGTGCGACTGGTGCTGTGGGTACAGAGTTGCTGGAATTATTAGAAAGCCGAAATTTTCCGATTTCGGAATTAAAATTACTGGCATCTGAACGCAGTGTAGGTCGATCGCTTAAATTTAAAGGAGAAACTTTAGTAGTAGAACCAGTCAGCGATCGCGCTTTAGAAAATCTAGATTTGGTATTGGCTAGTGCTGGCGGTTCCACATCAAAAAAATGGGCTCCCGTAGCCGTTGAAAAAGGCGCAGTCGTCATCGATAACTCCAGTGCTTTTCGGATGAATCCGGAAGTGCCGTTGATTGTACCAGAAGTTAATCCCCAAGCCGCAGCCTCTCATCAAGGCATTATCGCCAATCCCAACTGCACGACAATTTTGTTGGCAGTGGCAATTTGGCCATTGCATCAAGTAAAACCAATCCAACGCATTATTGCTGCCACATACCAATCAGCTAGTGGTGCTGGTGCCAAAGCAATGGCAGAAGTCAAAACTCAAGCTGCTGCTATTCTTCAAGGACAGGAACCAGTCGCGGAAGTATTACCATACCCATTAGCATTTAATTTATTTCCTCATAACACCCCCATGAATGATTTTGGGTACTGTGAGGAAGAAATGAAAATGGTGAATGAAACGCGAAAAATTTTTGGTACGCAGGAAATTAGAATTAGTGCCACTTGTGTACGGGTTCCCGTACTGCGAGCCCATTCAGAAGCAATTAACCTAGAATTTACTACTCCATTTAGTCCAGATACTGCTAGAGAAATTTTAAGCCACTCTCCTGGGGTGAAATTGGTAGAAGATTGGCGGGCAAATCATTTTCCTATGCCCATAGAAGCAACTGGACGGGATGAAGTTTTAGTGGGTAGAATTCGCCAAGATATTTCTCATCCGTGCGGTTTAGAATTATGGCTTTGTGGTGATCAAATTCGCAAAGGCGCAGCGTTGAATGCAGTTCAAATTGCTGAATTATTAGTGGAAAAAAATCTTCTCAAGTCAGCACAAGCATACATCTCTCAGTAGTTTTGCGTCATCAGACAAACAGAAATGGCAAAAAACAAATGAGTGCATCACTCTTGAAAGTAATTAGCGAATAAGCTATTACATTATAGAAAACCACCAACAGAAAAAACCAAACAGGTAATCAGGAGTAAAAAGAGGGTGGGAGATTTTGGTAAAGTTTTAACCGCTATGATCACGCCGTTCAAAGCAGACGGTAGTGTTAACTATGGTGTAGCCGCAGAATTAGCAGCTCATCTAGCTAACAACGGAACAGATACGTTGGTGATATGCGGTACAACAGGAGAATCCCCAACCCTAACTTGGGAAGAGGAATACCAGCTATTTTTAGAAGTCTTGCAGGCCGTGTCCGGCAAAGCCAAAGTAATAGCAGGATGTGGTTCCAATTCCACCAAAGAAGCGATCTCGGCTACTCAAAAGGCAGCTAAAATAGGAGTACACGGTACATTACAAGTTGTACCCTATTATAATAAACCGCCCCAAGCTGGATTATATCAACACTTTCAGGCAATTGCCCAAGCTTGCCCTGATATCCCGCTGTTGTTATATAACGTTCCTGGTCGTACTGGACAGAATCTCAGTGCAGAAACAGTTGCCAAATTAGCAGAAATCGATAATATTGTTGGAATCAAAGAAGCCAGTGGTAATTTAGATCAGGCAAGTGAAATCCGTCGCTTGACATCACAAGAATTTCAGATTTACGCTGGAGATGATTCCCTCACACTGCCCTTGTTAGCGCTGGGGGCAACGGGGATAGTCAGTGTGGCTTCTCATCTGGTAGGCAACCAACTACAGCAGATGATTCAAGCTTTTAGTGCGGGAAAAATTGCAGAGGCCAGAGATATTCATCTTCAACTATTCCCGTTATTTAAAGCTTTATTTATCACTACAAATCCCATTCCCATTAAACAAGCACTTAAACTTCAAGGTTGGGAGGTTGGTTCAACACGTCTGCCGCTATGTGATGCTGACTCAGAAGTTAGCCAAAAACTAGAGGCGGTGCTTCAGAAACTAAATTTAATTTAGGCAGTATATGGTAGGCAAGTTGCCGTAAATGTGTATATGAATAATGGGCAGATTTTGAGGAGGCACTTTATAAAAGGGTGCGATCGCTGCTAAAAGATTTTATTGAACAAACAGTTGAAAATCTAATCGAAATTTAACTGCTTTCCGAGAGAAAGCCAGTGTTGTCTTTAATACAAGCTTGCTAACCTTCAATCTATTAACACTAAACAACAATCTAACTAAGGAGAAAATGGCTAAAAACGAAGCTAACTCCGCCCTAAAAATTATTCCTTTGGGCGGTTTACATGAAATTGGCAAAAATACCTGCGTTTTTGAATACGATGACGAAATTATCTTATTAGATGCGGGTTTAGCCTTCCCTACAGAAGCAATGCACGGGGTAAACATTGTTCTTCCTGATACTAGCTATCTTCGGGAAAATCGTCACAAAATTAAAGGCATGATCGTCACCCACGGTCATGAAGACCATATCGGTGGTATTGCTTTTCACCTCAAGCAATTTGAAATTCCGGTAATTCACGGGCCAAGACTCGCAATGGCCATGTTAGAAGGTAAATTAGAAGAAGCAGGAGTACGCGATCGCACAGAGTTACGTTCAGTTCTGCCGCGTGATCTAGTCAGGATTGGCCAACATTTCTTTGTTGAGTATATCCGCAATACCCATTCTATCGCTGATAGTTTTACGGTTGCTATTCATACTCCCCTGGGTGTCGTGATTCACACAGGGGATTTTAAATTTGACCACACCCCAGTTGATGGGGAAAAGTTTGACGTGCAACGTTTAGCCGAACATGGTGAAAAAGGTGTGTTGTGCTTGCTGAGTGATTCCACCAACTCAGAAGTACCAGGCTTTACTCCTTCGGAACGTTCTGTTTATCCAAATCTAGATCGGGTATTTAGTCAAGCTACTGGACGATTGTTTGTTACTACCTTCGCCTCGTCGGTGCATCGCATCAATATGATTTTGCAATTGGCGCAGAAACACAACCGTGTGGTGACAGTTGTCGGGCGTTCTATGCTGAATCTGATTGCCCATGCCCGCAATTTGGGTTATGTCAAATGTGAAGATAACTTACTGCAACCACTACATACAGTTCGCAATCTTCCAGACGACAATGTGTTGATTCTCACCACAGGTTCTCAAGGTGAGACAATGGCAGCCATGACCCGCATTGCTAATAAAGAACACCCCCACATCAAAATTCGGGAAGGCGATACCGTTGTTTTCTCCGCCAACCCCATCCCTGGTAATACCATCGCGGTTGTAAATACCATCGATAAGTTGATGCTTCAGGGTGCGAAAGTTGTTTATGGAAGAGATAAAGGAATTCACGTTTCTGGTCACGGCTGTCAAGAAGACCAAAAGTTGATGATTGCCTTAACTCGTCCTAAGTTCTTCTTGCCAGTTCACGGCGAACATCGGATGTTAGTCAAACACTCCGAAACTGCCCAAAGTATGGGTATCCCCGCTGAAAATATGGTGATTATCCAGAATGGGGATATTGTAGAACTGACAGAAACTTCCATCCGTGCGGCTGGTAAAGTGCAGGCGGGGATTGAACTAGTGGATACTTCTAGTTCTGGCATGGTAAGTGCTAAGGTGCTGCAAGAACGGCAACGTATGGCGGAAGAAGGGATTGTAACTATTGCCGCGGCGATTGATTGGACTGGTAAACTGATGGCCAAGCCAGAAATTCACCTGCGAGGTGTTGTTACTAGTGTAGAGCGATCGCTGATCCAAAAATGGGTACAGCAGCGCATCGAAGAAATCCTGGGTGTACGTTGGTCAGAATTTGCATCTTTGGAAGGTGAGCAACCAGAAATCGACTGGGGTGGATTGCAAGGAACTCTAGAACGAGAATTAGCGCGTTCAATTCGTCGAGAATTGCAATGTCAGCCAACTGTGACACTATTAATGCAAATTCCTGATGAACCACCTGTAAAAGTTGCCGATGGCAGAAGGCGGCGGACTCGGACTGCGGCACAAGTGGCATCGTAAACAGTGCTGAGTAGATAATTTTGAGACGTTGCAGTGCAACGTCTCTATTAAATTAATGGTTTAATTACCTGATACAACAACACAATTACAATTGGGATAATAATCGGGATAGTTACTAACAGTCCCCATTTGTCCAAACGAATTTTTTGGCCTTCCGACTTGAATAGCGCAATTACAGCAACGGCTCCCATCGCTACCCAGATAAAGCCAAAAACAATAAAGATAATAAATGCTGAATCTGGCATTCTCTTATGTGTATTTGATATGACAGTCTATATCTACGCTATCGAAATGCTAAATAAATTGCACCTTAGCATTTAAGCCTTTGGAGCGTAACATTTTTGTGAGATTTTCAGCCACGGAGCGATCGCTAAATGCTCCAGCATTCACATAATTTCCTGACATAGACATATCTGGGAAAGCATTGGGGACAAAGCGCCGTACTTTATCGAGGGTATCACTATTTTGCATCGGCACGGCTGCTACATAATAACGATTACTCACAGGACGATTTGTCGCCACAGAATTATCAAAGCCTAATGCTTGCCAAGTTTGCCCATCTACTTTCCCAGTGGGATTTAGGCGATAATCTTTTTGGAATTCTAGGACAGAATTTTTCGTATATTCACCAAAAACCCCATCCAAAGACCGATTAAAGTAACCTAGTTGCGACAAACGCTCTTGAACTGCTTTGACATTTTCTCCTTTTGCACCCATTGCGATAACTGTTCTGCTGGGTTGATTAGAATATTTCGCTTCCCAGGCTTGGCGCACAGCTTTCAATAGTTGAGCATCAACAATTCCATCGACTGGGAGTCCTTTGTCTCGCTGAAATTGGGCGATCGCATCTCGTGTTAGTGTACCGACAGTACCTGTAGGAGTACCATTGTAGTATCCTAAATCTTGTAGAAGTTGTTGCACATCTCTGACTTGCTGACTCCCTGCATTATTGCTACCTGGCACCTGAGCAGAATTATATAGTGCATCCCAAGTTTGAGCATTAGCAACTCCGGTGGCTGGTAGGCCTGCTTTGCGCTGAAATGCAATTACGGCATTTTTGGTAATACTTCTAAAATTCCCAGTGGGATTCATCTTGAAGTAACCTAAATCTCGCAAACGTTGTTGTAATTTTGTCACCTCTGGGCCATTGCTACCTTCAGAGAGAAGGGGATATTCACCACCCACACTTAAATTACTTTGTAGCGCTTGTGCTGTGCGACTATCAAAAACTCCGTTAGCGGGAATTTGAGCAGCTTGCTGAAATCTGATAAGTGCTTGACGAGTTTGTGAACCAAAATAGCCAGTTTTGGGGTCATTAAAATAGCCCAACTGGCGTAAATTTTGTTGTAATTGGGAAACAGCTTGACCTCTACTACCAACGCGCAATTGGCCATTGCTACTTTCACCCTTGATTTCACTTTGGCATGATTGTTGCAAAGCTTGTTGAGTTTTAGCACCAACTATTCCATCAACAGCTAGTCCTTTGGCTTTTTGAAAGCTGATGACAGCTTGCTGAGTTAAATTTGCAAACTTACCAGTTAGCGGGCCATTAAAATAACCTAAATTTTTTAAGCACTTCTGAATATTGGTGACGGCTGTGCCACGACTCCCTACTTGCTGGAGTGCTAAAGTTTGGTCAGCTAAATTTAAAATGCCTATAGTCAGTGCTACAGATAAAAGACGCATAGCAACTGGGCTAGAAAGTTTAGGCCAATGCAAAAATTTGAATTCCCATTTTATCGATACAATCTCAATATTTTCTGATGCTTCGTAGGCTGAGGCAACATGAAGATAACCAATGGCTTCCATGATTTTTACCGAGTTGTTGGCTGATGACAATTCCCTGAGTAAAAGAGTTTTTTAACTGACTTGTTATCGACTTTTATGGGTTGTGTTATTTGTTTACATCACAACAGACAGAAGGTTTTTCGGTAACAGACTAAAATTTTTATTTGAATTAATTTTGATTAAAAGATAAGTAGAAATTATAATTTTTTTACTGCTAATTACACTAATGAGTGTATATAAAAATATACCACTTTTAGCTGGCATTAATTGTGGCTTTTGCTAAAAAAATATGAAGTTTAGAGATAAAGGAATAGGTTGCAGACTTCAGTTGACACGTTCAATATTGCCAATTTTTACCCAACCTTCTTGTTCGCTACCTTCTGGGCGAATCTTTACCCAAGTTTTATCTGGGTTTTCTTCTAAAACTGTGATTTTTTGATTGAAAGTCACTCCCCCTAATTTTTCCGCCTCCTGATTTGGTTCCGCACGTAAACTTAATCCTTCAGACCAAGTAACACGTCCTTGATAAGCTCCAGGGGGTAATTGTTTAGTGGGTGTGGGAGTTGGCGTTGGCTCAGATTCAGGTGTCAGCGTCGATTCGTCTTTGGCTTCTTTAGTGGTTTGATTTTTTACAGAGGGATTATCGTTGGCAAAAATAGGTTTATTCGGCGGTATTGCAGTTTGGTTGACAAAATAAAGCGCCACTGTCAGACCTGTACCTAATAAAACAGCGATCGCTAAGACGAAACCTAAGATTAACTTTAGTAAACCAGAAAGCATAGTTAGTTTAATAGTCAATAGTCAATAGTCAATGGTCAACGGTCAATGGTCAATAGTCAATAGTTAAATGAAGTTTCAAGGATGAAGTATGAAATTGTATTGTTCAGGCTTCATCCTTTTTGGATAATGGACTATTGACCATGAACTCATTACTGCAATTGGCGGTGAATGCGGTCACTTAACGGACTGTGTTTTGAGGCGAGACGCGCTCTTCCAGCCGCAGCCCATTCTTGCAGTTTTTGAATTTGTTCTACAGCAGTTCGCGCCAAGGGAATGATTTGACTAGCGGCTTCTAAAATGTCGTCAGTGTTAAAATCACGGCTTTGGCTAAATCCGATGTGCATAGCTTCAATCAAAGTTTGCTCTATTTCCGCCCCTGAAAAATCTGGTGTTTCATAAGCTAACCTGTCAATGTCATAGCTTTTCAAATTATGGGGGCGTAATCGGGATAAATGAACGTTAAAAATAGCTTTTCTTTCTTCTTGAGTCGGTAAACCAACAAAGAAAATTTCATCAAATCGCCCTTTACGTAACATTTCTGGGGGTAAGGCTTGAATGTCGTTAGCTGTAGCCACCACAAATACAGGTGAGGTTTTTTCGGCTAACCAAGTAATAAAAGTCCCAAACACCCGACTCGTTGTTCCCGCGTCACCTTTGCTACCCAACCCAGAAAAGGCTTTGTCGATTTCATCAATCCACAAGATACAGGGAGCGAGGGCTTCGGCTACCTGTATCATTTGGCGTGTGCGTGATTCTGATTCACCAACTAAGCCGCCAAATAACCGCCCAACATCTAAGCGTAACAAAGGTAAATGCCAATGATGGGCGATCGCTTTGGCGGTTAAAGATTTTCCAGTTCCTTGAATCCCTACCAACAATAAACCGCGGGGATGAGGTAAGCCATACTGACGCGCCCTGTCAGTAAATGAACCACCACGCCGTAATAGCCAATCTTTCAAGTTATCCAATCCACCAATATCAGAAATTTGCTCAGTGGCGGGGTAAAAATCGAGAATTTGGGTTTGGCGAATAGTTTGACGTTTTTCTTCCAAGACTAAATCTACATCTTCTGGTTGTAACTCGCCATGAGTGGCGATCGCTCTGGATAAAACTCGGCGAATACGTTCCATCGAAAGTCCTTGACAGGAACGCACCAAATCATCTAAAACCTTTCCAGAAAGCGAGTTACCAGTAGCTTGCAGCAACCTTTCAATTTCAGTTTTAATTTCTGGCGCAGCAGGTAAAGGAAATTCCACCACCGTTAAAACTTCGGTTAAATCGTCAGGAATGGCGATGCGCGGCGACAACAACACAATATTTTTCGGTTGTGATTTTAAAAGTCGGGCAAAGTTGCGGAGTTTTCGAGCGATCGCTACATCATCTAAAAAGCGATGATAGTCTCGTAAAATTACTACGGCTGGGGCTGAAGCTGGTAATTTTTCCAGAAATTCCAAAGCTTGTAGGGGATTGCGTCGCCCAAAACCGGCATCATTGGGATTTCCTTGATAGCCATCAACAAAATCCCACGTATAAACAGGGCGATTACCTTGATTGGCGGCTTCTTCCCGAATGGCGGCTTCTACCCGTTCTTCTTCATAGGTGGGAATGTAAATTAAAGGATAACGGGCGCGTAGCAGCAATTTAAACTCGTCACGGAAGTTCATATTAAAGCTGTTATTTATGAATTGCTCTTGATGGCAATGTACAACTTTCTTTCACCAATCAGCTATAAGTCAGCCCAGCCGTTATGGAGTTTTTTTAACGCAAAGTTATGCTGAGGTAGGCGCAGCGAAAAGTTGCGTGCGGAGAGAACTTGCGTGCGCGGGTTCTCCCCGTTGAGCAAACTTTTCAAGACAAAGGTACGCTAAGTAATTCATGAGTGCGTTTTAGAGTAAAAATTATGAGGTCTAACTCAGGTTGATAGAATTGGGTTAGTAGGAATTTGCACAATTGAGCCATTGAAATAATCATGCCCTCTGAAATTGCTGTTGAGAAAAAAAAGTTAAAAAATCCGCCGTTGAAACTGCACTATCTGGGCGATCGCGCATTGCGTCAACCTGCGAAACGCATTACAAAAATTGATGATGAACTGCGGCAACTGGTACGCGAAATGTTGCAAACTATGTACAGCAGTGATGGCATTGGTTTGGCTGCGCCCCAGGTAGGTATTCATAAACAACTCATTGTCATCGATTGCGAACCAGATAACCCAGACAATCCACCACTAGTATTAATTAATCCCACAATTAAACAGGTAAGCCAAGAAATCTGCGTCGCTCAAGAAGGATGTTTGAGCATTCCTAACGTTTATATGGATGTGAAGCGTCCAGAAGTTGTAGAAGTTGCTTACAAAGATGAATATGGTCGCCCCCAGACATTAAAAGCGACAGATTTACTCGGACGCTGCATTCAACATGAGATGGATCACCTCAACGGTGTAGTATTTGTAGACCGGGTAGAGAATTCCTTGACTTTGGCACAGGAGTTATCTAAAAATGGCTTCTCGTATCAAGCGGTGAAACCAGTATCATAGGGGGCCAGTAGTGTATTTAACTCCAAAAAGCGGCTTGTTTCTTGGTGCGTCTTGTGTAACAGCGATCGCCGCTGTCGGTTCGGTGTTTGAACTCAGTTATGGACAACCAGATTTAGGCTTCCAAACCACTGCAATTATCTTAGGATTAAGTATTCCTCTGACAGGATTATTTTTTATTGCCGCAGTGAGGGACGCAAGGGCTAACATTAAATAAGCATCAGGTATATAAAAAGGTAAAAGGATGACAAAAACAAAAGTTCACCCTTTTACCTTTTATTTTTCTGCATAGCCATTCCCTAGCCTCTAGTCTTTGTTCTCAACTTCGGTAACTCAGCACTCAAAACTTTTCAACTAAGCAGGTAAAATTTATCTTGTGGGTAGGAAAACCCCTAATGGGAGAGGAATTGACTGTGGAGCCGAAAATTAACTGTGCGGAAGCCTGCGTTAGAGGTTGCGTTTTAGGGGATAAATGTCCCAATATCGAGTTTAGAGAAGCTGCATCACAATTTATCCAAGAGACTTCTTTGGACGAAATGCTGGCAATGGCTGAAGAACGTAGGCGAAAAAAAATGATGGAACCGCCAAAATGGGTGCTACCGGAAGATTAGTAACTGCTAAATAGCATCTGGAGCGATATTTAATTCTCGCAGTTTTGCCGCTAGTGTTCAGTATCTTGTAACTCCAGTTGAGCAACTTCTGCCAATGTCGTAATTAGTTGCTCAACTAGAGTATAAAAGTTTGCCACAAGCATAACGTTTCTAGAAAATGTAGCAAGCAACGCTGAAAAACTTCTGTTTTACTTACTTTTGGTAGTTGATTAACTGCTAGGAATAGCCTAAACATACTGGCATAGTTAGATCAAATCACCGAGGAGCATTAGTAGAAATATTTATGGCAGAACTAGCAATCAGCACTGCCTGGGTGAAACTTTTACAAAATAATCTGCAAATATCGGCTTATTTAGCACAGCCAGAAGAACCCGGTACTTATCCCGGAATTGTGGTTTTACAAGAAATTTTTGGTGTGAATACCCATATTCGAGATGTGACCGAGCGAATTGCCAAGTTAGGGTATGTAGCGATCGCACCTGCACTGTTTGATCGGTTTGCTCCCGATTTTGAAACTGGTTACACTCCAGAAGATATTGAAGTTGGCAGAAAATACGCTTGGGAGCAAGCTAAAGCACCAGAATTACTCAACGATATTCAATCAGCCATTGATTATCTCAAAGCTCTGCCACAAGTCAAACAGGATGCCATTGGTTGTGTTGGCTTCTGTTTTGGCGGTCATGTAGCTTATCTTGCTGCTACCTTACCTGATATTAAAGCCACGGCATCTTTTTATGGTGCTAGAATTACGACCAACACACCAGGCGGGGGTGCTGCCACTTTGAGGCGTACTCCTGAGATTTCCGGCACACTTTACGCCTTTTTTGGCAGGGAAGATGCCAGTATTCCCCCGGAACAAACAGAAGAAATTGAAGCAGAGTTAGAAAAATACAAAATTCCTCATCGTGTCTTCCGCTACGATGGAGCTGACCACGGATTTTTTTGCGATCGTCGTGCCAGCTATAATCCAAAGGCTGCTGCTGATGCTTGGATTCAGGTACAACAATTGTTTAGTCAATTGAACTGAAATCCAAAAGAGTCAATGGTGAGCCAGTGCGTTGGGCGGGTTCCCCGACTTGTTCGCGCAGCGTCTCCGATTAGGAGAAGCAACTGGCGTTAGCGACGCAGGAGCGTCACCCGAAGGGTCAATAGTCAAATAGTCAATGGTCAAGATTAGTTGCTTTGGACTGTAGACTTTTGACTATGGACTTTGCATAGCAATCTAAATAACAATTAATTTTCATTAGTCATGAATTCCGAATCGAATCTATCTCAAAAAGCCAATTCGTCTTTTACAATGGACGATTTTGCCCAAGCACTAGAAAAACACGACTACCAGTTTCAAAAGGGACAGGTGGTTCACGGTAAAGTGTTCCAACTTGACCCTGATGGCGCTTATGTCGATATTGGTGGCAAAGCATCAGCGTATATTCCCCGCGATGAGGCTTCTTTGAGAGCAGTAACCGATTTATCGGAGGTGCTGCCGTTACAAGAAGAATTAGAGTTTTTGATTATCCGAGAACAGGATGCAGAAGGTCAAGTCACTCTTTCTCGACGGCAGTTAGAAATTCAACACATCTGGGAAAAATTGGTGCAAATGCAAGAGAATTCCCAGACAATACAAGTCAGGGTAACAGGTGTGAATAAAGGTGGTGTCACTGTTGATTTTCAATCTTTGCGGGGGTTTATTCCGCGATCACATTTAGCTGAACGTGATAACTTAGAAGCACTGAAAGGTCATACTTTAACCGCTGGCTTTTTGGAAGTAGATCGCAACAGTAAAAAACTCGTACTTTCTCAACGTTTAGCTGCTCGTTCAAGTAACTTTAGTTTGTTAGAAATTGGTCAGCTAGTTGAAGGTAAAATAACTGGCATTAAACCATTTGGGGTATTTGTTGATTTAAATGGGATGAGTGCCTTGCTACACATTAAGCAAGTCAGCCAAAAATTTATCGAATCTCTCGAAAAAGTCTTCCAAGTTGGTCAAACCATTAAAGCTGTAATTATTGACTTGGATGAAGGCAAAGGTAGAGTGGCAATTTCTACGAGAATTTTAGAAAACTTCCCTGGCGAAGTGTTGGAAAATATTGAGGAAGTGATGGCTTCCGCAGAAGCACGCGCTCATCGTGCAGCAAATAAGTCGGCTGAATAGTTGGGTACATCAAGTGCTGTTAGCGGTAGTGGGACTTTCAGTCCGTGCTGAGTCTCAAGCAAGTTGCAACAGATAACTTTTGTTCCTCAGTTCTAATGTAGCAACGATTTTTCTAGGCGATAGCTCTTTCTCAGTTCTTGCAAAGTTTCTTCGGGGAAAGCAAATTTAATTAAAGCAATTAATTCACCCCAACTTCGCAGCATAGCTTCAGAAAGAGCTTGCCAAAATTCATTCATAAAAAATTCTGCCCACCACTCCGGTGCTTGCTTTCTGTAAGCATATTCATGTTGTTTGCGCCACCGTCTGCGCCATTTAACAAACTCAGCAGGTGTAGGTGGCTCTACGCCCAAAATAGGCGGAAAATCTGCATAACTGACAAATCTGCTAATACCTTTGGCGTGGACATAAACCATGTAGCGCCAACATTCGATTGTATATATATCACCAAAGCCAATACGAAACATCAAACAAATTGCTTCTTCAGTCACAAATCGCGTGAGTGAGTTAAGAAATAACGATTTATG
This window of the Nostoc sp. HK-01 genome carries:
- a CDS encoding aspartate-semialdehyde dehydrogenase, with amino-acid sequence MSKIYRVAILGATGAVGTELLELLESRNFPISELKLLASERSVGRSLKFKGETLVVEPVSDRALENLDLVLASAGGSTSKKWAPVAVEKGAVVIDNSSAFRMNPEVPLIVPEVNPQAAASHQGIIANPNCTTILLAVAIWPLHQVKPIQRIIAATYQSASGAGAKAMAEVKTQAAAILQGQEPVAEVLPYPLAFNLFPHNTPMNDFGYCEEEMKMVNETRKIFGTQEIRISATCVRVPVLRAHSEAINLEFTTPFSPDTAREILSHSPGVKLVEDWRANHFPMPIEATGRDEVLVGRIRQDISHPCGLELWLCGDQIRKGAALNAVQIAELLVEKNLLKSAQAYISQ
- the dapA gene encoding dihydrodipicolinate synthase: MGDFGKVLTAMITPFKADGSVNYGVAAELAAHLANNGTDTLVICGTTGESPTLTWEEEYQLFLEVLQAVSGKAKVIAGCGSNSTKEAISATQKAAKIGVHGTLQVVPYYNKPPQAGLYQHFQAIAQACPDIPLLLYNVPGRTGQNLSAETVAKLAEIDNIVGIKEASGNLDQASEIRRLTSQEFQIYAGDDSLTLPLLALGATGIVSVASHLVGNQLQQMIQAFSAGKIAEARDIHLQLFPLFKALFITTNPIPIKQALKLQGWEVGSTRLPLCDADSEVSQKLEAVLQKLNLI
- a CDS encoding peptidoglycan-binding domain 1 is translated as MEAIGYLHVASAYEASENIEIVSIKWEFKFLHWPKLSSPVAMRLLSVALTIGILNLADQTLALQQVGSRGTAVTNIQKCLKNLGYFNGPLTGKFANLTQQAVISFQKAKGLAVDGIVGAKTQQALQQSCQSEIKGESSNGQLRVGSRGQAVSQLQQNLRQLGYFNDPKTGYFGSQTRQALIRFQQAAQIPANGVFDSRTAQALQSNLSVGGEYPLLSEGSNGPEVTKLQQRLRDLGYFKMNPTGNFRSITKNAVIAFQRKAGLPATGVANAQTWDALYNSAQVPGSNNAGSQQVRDVQQLLQDLGYYNGTPTGTVGTLTRDAIAQFQRDKGLPVDGIVDAQLLKAVRQAWEAKYSNQPSRTVIAMGAKGENVKAVQERLSQLGYFNRSLDGVFGEYTKNSVLEFQKDYRLNPTGKVDGQTWQALGFDNSVATNRPVSNRYYVAAVPMQNSDTLDKVRRFVPNAFPDMSMSGNYVNAGAFSDRSVAENLTKMLRSKGLNAKVQFI
- a CDS encoding polypeptide deformylase, whose amino-acid sequence is MPSEIAVEKKKLKNPPLKLHYLGDRALRQPAKRITKIDDELRQLVREMLQTMYSSDGIGLAAPQVGIHKQLIVIDCEPDNPDNPPLVLINPTIKQVSQEICVAQEGCLSIPNVYMDVKRPEVVEVAYKDEYGRPQTLKATDLLGRCIQHEMDHLNGVVFVDRVENSLTLAQELSKNGFSYQAVKPVS
- a CDS encoding dienelactone hydrolase, encoding MAELAISTAWVKLLQNNLQISAYLAQPEEPGTYPGIVVLQEIFGVNTHIRDVTERIAKLGYVAIAPALFDRFAPDFETGYTPEDIEVGRKYAWEQAKAPELLNDIQSAIDYLKALPQVKQDAIGCVGFCFGGHVAYLAATLPDIKATASFYGARITTNTPGGGAATLRRTPEISGTLYAFFGREDASIPPEQTEEIEAELEKYKIPHRVFRYDGADHGFFCDRRASYNPKAAADAWIQVQQLFSQLN
- a CDS encoding SSU ribosomal protein S1P — translated: MNSESNLSQKANSSFTMDDFAQALEKHDYQFQKGQVVHGKVFQLDPDGAYVDIGGKASAYIPRDEASLRAVTDLSEVLPLQEELEFLIIREQDAEGQVTLSRRQLEIQHIWEKLVQMQENSQTIQVRVTGVNKGGVTVDFQSLRGFIPRSHLAERDNLEALKGHTLTAGFLEVDRNSKKLVLSQRLAARSSNFSLLEIGQLVEGKITGIKPFGVFVDLNGMSALLHIKQVSQKFIESLEKVFQVGQTIKAVIIDLDEGKGRVAISTRILENFPGEVLENIEEVMASAEARAHRAANKSAE